The following are encoded in a window of Ignavibacteriales bacterium genomic DNA:
- a CDS encoding NADH-quinone oxidoreductase subunit D — MAFKTETMVLNMGPQHPSTHGVLRLELEIEGELILSVKPHIGYLHRCFEKHAEAMTYPQVIPYTDRLDYLAAMGNNFGYVIAVEKLLGTQIPERVEYIRVIMAELQRIASHLVAIATNGADIGALTPFLYLFRDREYILSLFEMTCGARMLYNYMWIGGLSHDIHPDFIRKTKEFINHFRPTIVELNNLLTFNKIFIERTANVGILPLDTAINFGASGPVLRGSGLSFDVRREDPYSIYNRFDFEIPTGKGLVGTVGDCWDRYYVRVLEMEQSLRIIEQAIDNIPEGDVHSAIPKRIKPPKGTVYSRVENPRGELGYFIISDGNLNPFRVKVRAPSFVNLELMGELCKGHLVADVIAILGSLDIVLGEIDR, encoded by the coding sequence ATGGCATTCAAAACAGAAACAATGGTTCTTAATATGGGTCCACAACACCCATCTACACATGGTGTATTGAGACTTGAGCTTGAGATTGAAGGCGAACTAATATTAAGTGTCAAACCTCATATTGGTTATTTACATAGATGTTTTGAAAAACACGCTGAAGCGATGACTTATCCTCAAGTAATTCCATATACAGATAGATTAGACTATTTGGCAGCTATGGGTAATAATTTTGGCTACGTTATAGCTGTAGAAAAATTGTTAGGTACTCAAATTCCTGAACGTGTAGAGTATATTCGTGTTATTATGGCTGAACTACAGAGAATTGCATCGCATTTGGTTGCAATTGCTACAAATGGTGCAGACATAGGCGCTCTGACACCCTTTCTTTATCTCTTCCGTGATCGCGAATATATTTTAAGTCTCTTTGAAATGACTTGCGGTGCGAGAATGCTATATAATTATATGTGGATTGGTGGGCTTTCACATGATATACACCCAGACTTTATAAGAAAAACAAAAGAATTCATTAATCATTTCCGTCCTACAATAGTTGAGTTGAATAATCTTCTAACATTCAATAAAATTTTTATTGAACGAACTGCAAATGTTGGTATTCTTCCTCTTGACACAGCAATAAATTTTGGTGCAAGCGGTCCCGTATTGCGAGGCAGCGGTTTATCATTTGATGTTCGTAGAGAGGATCCTTATTCAATTTATAATCGTTTTGATTTTGAGATTCCAACAGGTAAAGGTTTAGTTGGAACTGTTGGTGATTGCTGGGATCGTTATTATGTTCGAGTTCTAGAGATGGAACAAAGTTTACGAATTATCGAACAAGCTATTGATAATATCCCTGAAGGAGATGTTCATTCTGCAATTCCTAAAAGAATTAAACCACCTAAGGGCACAGTTTATTCCCGCGTAGAAAATCCGCGCGGCGAATTAGGATATTTTATAATTAGCGATGGTAACCTAAATCCATTCAGAGTGAAGGTTCGCGCACCATCATTTGTAAATCTTGAACTCATGGGAGAATTGTGTAAAGGTCATTTAGTGGCAGACGTAATTGCAATTCTTGGAAGTTTAGATATTGTTTTAGGAGAGATAGACAGATAA
- a CDS encoding NADH-quinone oxidoreductase subunit C, which yields MKNPEEIFELLKNEFAEAILGLDKETPTEPIISIDSMQIHKIGAFLRDRDELKFDSLMVLSGVDDANGTKAKDEDGTDMISGGILSVYYHLHSTSLKQKITLKVSTPRENPKVESVYNVWRTSDWHECEAFDMLGIIFLNHPDLRRILMPYDWEAGYPLRKDYKNPEFYKGMKVPY from the coding sequence ATGAAGAATCCTGAAGAAATCTTTGAATTATTAAAGAATGAGTTTGCCGAAGCGATTTTGGGTTTAGATAAAGAAACTCCCACAGAACCTATTATTTCCATTGATTCTATGCAAATACATAAAATCGGAGCATTCTTACGTGATCGTGATGAGCTAAAATTTGATAGTCTAATGGTTCTCTCCGGAGTCGATGATGCTAATGGAACTAAGGCTAAAGATGAAGATGGAACAGATATGATAAGTGGTGGTATTCTAAGTGTTTACTATCATTTACATTCAACAAGTTTGAAACAAAAAATTACCTTAAAAGTTTCTACACCAAGAGAAAATCCTAAAGTTGAATCTGTTTATAATGTTTGGAGAACTTCTGATTGGCACGAATGTGAAGCTTTCGATATGCTCGGGATCATATTTCTAAATCATCCAGACTTAAGAAGAATATTAATGCCTTACGATTGGGAAGCAGGTTACCCGCTTAGAAAGGATTATAAGAACCCCGAATTTTATAAAGGTATGAAGGTCCCCTACTGA
- the nuoB gene encoding NADH-quinone oxidoreductase subunit NuoB encodes MGLLDKEFSDGNIVLAKVDDLMNWARLSSIWQLGFGLACCAIEMMATSASHYDFDRFGVIPRNTPRQADAIIISGTVTLKMATRIKRLYEQMPDPKYIISMGSCANCGGPYWEHGYHVLKGIDRVIPVDVYVPGCPPRPEALLEGLLKLQEKIRNESLRKKIA; translated from the coding sequence ATGGGTTTATTAGATAAAGAGTTTTCTGACGGTAATATAGTCCTCGCAAAAGTTGATGACTTAATGAACTGGGCTAGACTTTCATCAATTTGGCAGCTAGGTTTCGGTCTTGCATGCTGTGCAATTGAAATGATGGCTACTTCCGCTTCACACTACGATTTTGATCGCTTCGGTGTTATCCCCAGAAATACTCCTCGACAAGCTGACGCAATAATTATTTCAGGCACTGTTACATTAAAGATGGCTACCCGCATAAAAAGGCTTTACGAACAAATGCCCGATCCAAAATATATAATTTCTATGGGTAGCTGCGCTAACTGTGGTGGTCCTTATTGGGAACACGGTTATCATGTACTAAAAGGAATTGATCGCGTGATCCCGGTTGATGTTTACGTTCCAGGTTGTCCACCAAGACCCGAAGCATTATTAGAAGGTTTACTCAAATTACAAGAAAAAATTCGTAATGAATCTTTAAGAAAGAAAATTGCATGA
- a CDS encoding NADH-quinone oxidoreductase subunit A, translated as MLTEFGKILIFIMLAIVFVVAVFIISKLLSPNRPTREKYLTYECGENPQGSPWVKFNIRFYVVALIFLIFDVEVVLLFPWALIYKEYGVYGFLVGLIFLLVLGLGMAYEWRKGDLEWARPHPKPPQLDEILKPKS; from the coding sequence ATGCTTACTGAATTCGGGAAAATTCTGATTTTTATTATGCTTGCAATCGTTTTTGTGGTTGCAGTATTCATTATTTCAAAACTTTTAAGCCCAAATAGACCTACCCGCGAAAAATATTTAACTTATGAATGTGGTGAAAATCCTCAAGGCTCACCCTGGGTAAAATTTAACATCCGATTTTATGTTGTTGCTCTAATTTTCCTCATTTTTGATGTAGAAGTCGTTCTACTTTTCCCTTGGGCACTTATTTATAAAGAATATGGTGTTTATGGCTTTCTTGTCGGGCTAATATTTCTTTTAGTTTTAGGTCTAGGTATGGCTTATGAGTGGCGAAAAGGCGATTTGGAATGGGCTCGTCCGCATCCGAAACCACCACAGTTAGATGAAATATTAAAACCGAAGTCTTAA
- a CDS encoding SPOR domain-containing protein, producing the protein MRKQNLIIFILVLCGIELYAQSPGQKWESVFESKDQIVYVDTSSIKQFENQISVLSITSYKQPQLIESLNKEAKSVKSQILFNAASKKYTVIGTLYYDKDLKILGETSLPGFTSGSENFSIPLEGNETMTIVFNKSVEFLKSGVAVIEQKDFSKSSDKNKELSNADSRRSKLSGNQLNKTTKDSVNAKDRVALFLSKKDSIQKSSQINNNIKTFDDKTKSGTNLKVSITEKKKDKLLQKGNESETNPKSTIFTDGTKYSFQVSSWKNKSKAESEVARLKSEGHNSFITEGYVKGTTWYRVRIGYFNSLEETEKYMKKVK; encoded by the coding sequence ATGAGAAAACAAAACCTAATTATTTTTATTCTTGTTTTGTGTGGAATAGAACTTTACGCACAATCACCCGGACAAAAGTGGGAAAGTGTTTTCGAATCTAAAGATCAAATAGTATATGTTGATACTTCCAGCATAAAGCAGTTCGAAAATCAGATTTCGGTCTTAAGCATAACTTCATATAAACAACCGCAATTAATTGAATCCTTAAATAAGGAAGCAAAAAGTGTAAAATCGCAAATACTTTTTAATGCGGCTTCTAAAAAGTACACTGTTATAGGAACACTTTATTATGATAAAGATCTAAAAATACTTGGTGAAACGTCATTACCAGGATTTACATCCGGCAGCGAAAATTTTTCGATTCCCTTGGAAGGAAATGAAACTATGACAATTGTATTCAACAAATCAGTCGAATTCTTAAAAAGCGGTGTTGCAGTAATTGAACAGAAAGATTTTTCTAAAAGCAGTGATAAGAACAAAGAACTTTCAAATGCTGATTCTCGGAGAAGTAAATTGTCAGGTAATCAGTTAAATAAAACAACAAAAGATTCTGTAAATGCAAAAGATCGAGTAGCTCTTTTCCTTAGTAAAAAAGATTCTATTCAAAAATCTTCACAGATAAACAATAATATCAAAACCTTCGATGACAAGACGAAATCAGGCACTAATTTGAAAGTCTCTATAACTGAGAAGAAAAAGGATAAACTCTTACAGAAGGGAAATGAAAGTGAAACAAATCCCAAGAGCACAATATTTACAGATGGAACAAAATATTCCTTTCAAGTTTCATCATGGAAAAATAAATCAAAAGCCGAAAGTGAAGTTGCAAGATTAAAATCCGAAGGTCACAATTCCTTTATCACTGAAGGGTATGTTAAAGGTACTACATGGTACCGTGTTCGAATCGGATATTTTAATTCCCTCGAAGAAACTGAAAAGTACATGAAAAAAGTAAAATAA
- the msrB gene encoding peptide-methionine (R)-S-oxide reductase MsrB has protein sequence MKKNIFLFMLLILATSIIICAQQNIKLDNSKGKEMNVKVQKTDKEWKESLTPEQYQVLREKGTEKPFTGKYWNSDEKGIYNCAACGQVLFDSDTKFDAGCGWPSFSDVVNNKNVILKDDNSSGIHRIEVMCSNCGGHLGHVFDDGPKPTGQRFCINSASIVFEKKKNDVH, from the coding sequence ATGAAGAAGAATATATTTCTTTTCATGTTGTTGATTCTTGCAACAAGCATAATCATCTGTGCACAGCAAAATATAAAATTAGATAATTCGAAAGGGAAAGAAATGAATGTGAAAGTTCAAAAGACAGATAAGGAATGGAAAGAATCCTTAACTCCCGAACAGTATCAAGTATTGAGAGAGAAAGGAACTGAAAAACCATTTACAGGTAAATACTGGAACTCTGATGAAAAAGGGATATACAATTGTGCAGCATGCGGACAAGTTCTATTTGATTCCGACACGAAATTTGATGCCGGCTGCGGATGGCCGAGCTTTTCAGATGTTGTAAATAATAAAAATGTGATTTTAAAAGATGATAATAGTTCAGGTATACACAGAATTGAAGTTATGTGCAGCAATTGCGGCGGACATTTAGGGCATGTGTTTGATGATGGACCGAAACCTACAGGGCAACGGTTTTGTATCAATTCTGCTTCAATAGTGTTTGAGAAAAAGAAAAATGATGTGCACTAA
- a CDS encoding DMT family transporter, with the protein MGRLAPLFVIVAAALWGFDGIVLRPALYSLPVPLVVFIESTIVAILLSPIFIRQYSKMKVLSRLDWLAFFGVALFGGAIGTMAITKALFYVNFVNLSIVILIQKLQPVFALSLAGILLKEKLPKIFFFWAFLAVTGAYFMTFGFSLPNFLTGDKTLVAAGFSLIAAVSFSSSTVFSKRALRDVGFEMGTYLRFLLSTIIMIVIATLMGDIKTISSVSSYQWMIFLIIAFTTGGAAIFLYYYGLKKITASVATICELAFPLTAVVLEYFIHRNILNPVQWIGVAVLIFSIIKVSRINLNNVKS; encoded by the coding sequence ATGGGAAGATTAGCCCCACTATTTGTTATTGTCGCCGCAGCTCTTTGGGGATTCGATGGAATTGTTTTACGTCCAGCTCTTTATAGTTTACCAGTCCCGCTGGTAGTATTTATTGAAAGTACAATCGTTGCTATATTATTATCGCCAATATTTATAAGACAATATTCCAAGATGAAAGTTCTTTCCAGACTAGATTGGCTTGCTTTTTTTGGAGTTGCACTATTTGGCGGAGCCATTGGAACGATGGCAATAACAAAAGCTCTTTTCTATGTCAATTTTGTAAATCTTTCAATCGTTATACTGATCCAAAAACTTCAACCTGTATTTGCATTGTCGCTTGCCGGAATTTTATTGAAGGAAAAACTTCCAAAAATATTTTTCTTCTGGGCATTTCTTGCTGTAACAGGTGCATATTTTATGACATTCGGTTTTTCACTCCCGAATTTTTTAACCGGAGATAAGACATTAGTTGCGGCAGGTTTTTCATTGATTGCCGCAGTAAGTTTTAGTTCATCAACAGTTTTTAGTAAAAGAGCATTAAGAGATGTTGGTTTTGAAATGGGTACTTATTTAAGATTTTTATTATCTACTATTATAATGATAGTAATTGCAACTTTGATGGGAGATATTAAAACAATTTCAAGTGTATCTTCTTATCAATGGATGATCTTTTTAATAATTGCATTTACGACGGGCGGAGCTGCAATTTTTTTATATTACTACGGGCTAAAAAAAATCACAGCTTCTGTTGCAACAATTTGCGAATTGGCATTTCCTCTAACAGCAGTAGTACTTGAATATTTTATTCATCGTAATATTTTGAATCCGGTTCAATGGATTGGTGTGGCAGTGTTGATCTTCAGTATAATAAAAGTTTCGCGAATCAATCTTAACAACGTGAAGAGTTAG
- a CDS encoding MATE family efflux transporter: MNFRTHIKETIKLALPISLGQLGHVMMGVVDSLMVGKVSYTSLAAASLVNGLFFLVIVVGIGMTYASTPLIAIAKGSNNQNDCGKILNHSLLVNVIFSIVLMLGTFSLSFLIPHMNQPKEVVREAIPYLQILTLSVIPFMVFQCYRQFLEGLSIPNPPMVIAIAANLLNAFLNWIFIYGNFGFPAMGLSGAGIATTTTRWVMAAALMIFTLKYVRVKIYEPKFKIKPVDNNLIRKLISIGLPSGFQYLLEVGAFSFGAIMIGWIGAKQLAAHQIAISLASATYMIILGIASAGTIRVGDAVGKKNISQIRLAGFSALGLASAVMLTFATIFFLFRNILPTFYNSNPEVIEVASVLLIIAGLFQLFDGLQATGIGILRGLTDVKIPLLISILSYWVVAIPISYLLGFVFKFGAAGIWVGLLLGLASLGITMLFRFNIKSKKIFLD; this comes from the coding sequence ATGAATTTTAGAACGCATATAAAAGAGACTATCAAACTTGCATTACCAATTTCCTTAGGACAATTGGGACATGTAATGATGGGTGTAGTTGACAGTTTGATGGTTGGTAAAGTCAGTTATACTTCTCTTGCCGCTGCTTCACTAGTGAATGGATTATTTTTTCTTGTTATAGTTGTTGGCATTGGAATGACATATGCTTCAACTCCTTTAATTGCAATTGCTAAAGGTTCAAATAATCAAAATGATTGCGGAAAAATTCTGAATCATTCATTACTGGTCAATGTGATATTCTCAATAGTATTAATGTTAGGCACTTTCTCATTATCATTTCTTATCCCACACATGAATCAACCAAAAGAAGTTGTTAGAGAAGCAATACCATATTTACAGATTTTAACTCTATCAGTAATTCCGTTTATGGTTTTTCAGTGTTATCGACAATTTCTGGAAGGGTTATCAATTCCAAATCCGCCGATGGTAATTGCAATCGCTGCAAATCTATTGAACGCATTTCTAAACTGGATTTTTATCTACGGTAATTTTGGTTTCCCGGCAATGGGTCTATCTGGCGCCGGTATTGCAACAACAACAACGCGTTGGGTTATGGCTGCTGCTCTTATGATCTTCACTTTAAAATATGTACGAGTAAAAATTTATGAACCAAAATTCAAAATTAAACCTGTAGATAATAATCTAATACGAAAATTAATCAGCATTGGATTACCAAGTGGTTTTCAATATTTGTTGGAAGTCGGAGCTTTTTCATTCGGTGCAATAATGATCGGGTGGATTGGTGCAAAACAACTTGCTGCGCATCAGATTGCGATTAGTTTAGCTTCGGCAACTTATATGATTATTTTGGGAATCGCATCTGCGGGTACCATTCGTGTCGGTGATGCAGTTGGGAAAAAGAACATAAGCCAAATTCGTTTGGCTGGATTCAGTGCGTTGGGTTTGGCTTCAGCCGTGATGTTAACATTTGCTACTATCTTTTTTCTATTTAGGAATATTCTTCCAACATTTTATAATAGTAACCCGGAAGTAATCGAAGTTGCAAGTGTACTTTTAATTATAGCAGGATTATTTCAGCTCTTTGACGGATTACAAGCTACTGGAATTGGAATTCTAAGAGGATTGACTGATGTAAAAATTCCATTATTGATATCAATATTATCTTATTGGGTCGTTGCAATACCCATATCTTATCTTCTTGGTTTTGTTTTCAAATTCGGTGCGGCTGGAATTTGGGTCGGTTTACTTTTAGGATTAGCTTCATTAGGTATAACAATGCTTTTCAGATTTAATATTAAAAGTAAAAAAATATTTTTGGATTAG
- the tatA gene encoding twin-arginine translocase TatA/TatE family subunit has translation MENIGFGELLIIVLILVLLFGGKKIPELAKGIGQGIRSFKKALSGEEEDKSKKE, from the coding sequence ATGGAAAATATTGGCTTTGGGGAACTTCTTATAATCGTACTAATTCTTGTTTTGTTATTTGGCGGTAAGAAAATTCCGGAATTAGCAAAAGGAATTGGACAGGGTATTAGATCATTCAAAAAAGCATTAAGTGGAGAAGAAGAAGATAAATCCAAAAAAGAATAA
- the htpG gene encoding molecular chaperone HtpG — protein sequence MSGSQTAKKYEFKAEVKKLLDILAHSLYTSREIFLRELISNASDALDKFRFESNRGSEISDKDLPLEIKIEFDEKNKILKVIDTGIGMTRDELIANIGTIAKSGTEEFVKMIAETKADAGNIIGKFGVGFYSVFMVAKEVEIQTKSFRIDEPAIKWKSDGLGDYELEELKGKHLRGTEIVIHLKDDSAEYAQKWQLENIIKKHSNFISYPILLGSEKINTVTALWREPKSSIKKEQYDEFYKFLSYDNDPPMDIIHKSVDAPIQFNVLLFIPKKSSEFFWYDRENYGLDLYVRRVLIQHKNKDLLPEYMSFVKGVVDSEDLPLNISRETLQENIVFSKIASSVTAAVLSYLSDKTKNDLTGYIEFWKEHGKIFKLGYQDFTNHEKYIELLRFNSSTCKDKDELISLADYSSRMKEGQKEIYYITGVNREAIALDPHMEIFKSKGLEVLFLLDPVDEFVIQAIRKYKEYDFKSADLVDWKKLSDLKNIEEKKSELDDLNKDDEKHFFSLLSKMKSILSDRVEDVVKSNRLVDSASCVVSKDEGLSASMQKILKMANKEMGEQKKIFEVNPNHKLVRNLLKIFKADADDDFIRNATEQLFESALLQEGSLDDPHKLVKRINQSLEQSSEWYVEVKKYN from the coding sequence ATGAGCGGGAGTCAAACTGCAAAAAAATATGAGTTCAAAGCGGAAGTTAAAAAGCTGCTTGATATCCTTGCCCACTCACTTTACACGAGTAGAGAAATATTTCTGCGGGAATTAATTTCAAACGCTTCAGATGCATTAGATAAATTTCGTTTCGAATCGAACCGTGGCTCAGAAATATCCGATAAAGATTTACCGTTAGAAATTAAAATTGAATTCGATGAGAAGAATAAAATTCTCAAGGTTATTGATACTGGAATTGGAATGACTCGCGATGAATTGATAGCAAATATTGGAACAATTGCAAAATCCGGTACTGAAGAATTTGTAAAGATGATAGCCGAAACTAAAGCTGATGCGGGTAATATTATCGGAAAATTCGGAGTCGGTTTCTATTCTGTTTTTATGGTTGCAAAAGAAGTTGAAATACAAACAAAATCTTTCCGCATTGATGAACCGGCTATCAAATGGAAGTCTGACGGATTAGGCGATTATGAACTTGAAGAACTTAAAGGTAAGCATTTACGCGGGACAGAAATTGTTATTCATCTTAAAGATGATTCAGCAGAGTATGCACAAAAATGGCAGCTTGAAAATATTATTAAAAAACATTCCAATTTTATTTCCTATCCGATCTTACTCGGCTCTGAAAAGATAAACACTGTAACAGCACTTTGGCGTGAACCGAAAAGTTCGATCAAGAAAGAACAATATGATGAGTTCTATAAGTTCCTTTCGTATGATAATGATCCGCCGATGGATATTATTCATAAATCAGTTGATGCACCAATTCAGTTTAATGTACTTTTGTTTATTCCAAAAAAGAGTAGCGAGTTTTTCTGGTATGACCGCGAGAATTACGGTTTAGATTTATATGTACGAAGAGTTTTAATCCAGCATAAGAATAAAGATTTATTGCCGGAGTATATGAGTTTTGTAAAAGGCGTAGTTGATTCCGAAGATCTTCCGTTAAATATTTCGCGCGAGACGCTGCAAGAAAATATTGTCTTCTCAAAAATAGCATCGAGTGTAACTGCGGCTGTATTAAGTTATCTCTCTGATAAAACTAAAAATGATTTAACTGGTTATATTGAATTTTGGAAAGAGCATGGGAAAATATTCAAACTGGGTTATCAAGATTTTACTAATCATGAAAAATATATTGAATTGCTAAGATTCAATTCTTCTACTTGTAAGGATAAGGATGAACTTATTTCTTTAGCAGATTATTCTTCTCGTATGAAGGAAGGGCAGAAGGAAATTTATTATATAACCGGAGTGAATCGGGAAGCGATTGCTCTTGATCCTCACATGGAAATATTTAAGAGTAAAGGTTTGGAAGTTTTATTCTTACTCGATCCAGTTGATGAATTTGTTATTCAAGCTATCCGTAAATACAAAGAATATGATTTTAAATCGGCAGATTTGGTGGATTGGAAGAAACTGAGCGACTTAAAAAATATTGAAGAGAAGAAAAGTGAATTGGATGATTTGAATAAAGATGATGAAAAGCATTTTTTCAGTCTGCTTTCTAAAATGAAAAGTATTTTATCCGATAGAGTCGAAGACGTAGTAAAGTCTAACAGATTGGTTGACAGCGCTTCCTGCGTTGTATCAAAGGATGAAGGGTTATCGGCTTCGATGCAGAAAATATTGAAAATGGCGAACAAAGAAATGGGCGAGCAGAAAAAAATATTTGAAGTTAACCCAAATCATAAATTGGTACGTAACCTTCTAAAAATATTCAAAGCTGATGCAGACGATGATTTTATCAGAAATGCAACCGAACAGCTTTTTGAATCCGCACTATTGCAAGAGGGAAGTCTGGACGATCCGCACAAACTTGTAAAAAGAATAAATCAGTCTTTAGAGCAATCAAGTGAATGGTATGTTGAAGTAAAAAAATATAATTGA
- a CDS encoding class I SAM-dependent methyltransferase, which yields MNNFINIYDFFELIRMLKTNPKIISKITNKIFFGQKQKVKSTWAHTDSAPIHWWNIPEVISRWNFMITGDPQKEYYCYFSEKYLSGSSLLTALSLGCGTGHRELKWAETKKFKMIDAYDLSETRIEFARKMAKQNKMNSMISYHAEDIYKIPLKENYYDVIFGEQSLHHFTPLEELFVRVKKMMKPGGYFVINEYVGSNRFQWKEEQLKAANDLLNQLQTKYKTYWQQNTIKKRIFSPSRLRMLLNDPSEAVESENILPLMDKHFQLIELKNYGGTILQLVFDKIAHNFLSDELETKEILSRCFNYEDKLIADGILKSDFVFAVFKNKS from the coding sequence TTGAATAATTTTATCAATATTTATGATTTCTTTGAACTGATCCGCATGTTAAAAACGAATCCCAAAATAATATCTAAAATTACAAACAAAATATTTTTTGGGCAGAAACAAAAAGTAAAATCAACATGGGCACATACGGATTCCGCCCCAATTCATTGGTGGAATATACCGGAAGTTATTTCCCGGTGGAATTTTATGATTACCGGCGATCCGCAAAAAGAGTATTACTGTTATTTCTCTGAAAAATATTTATCAGGATCGTCTCTATTAACTGCTTTATCTTTAGGGTGCGGGACAGGTCATAGAGAATTGAAATGGGCAGAGACGAAAAAGTTTAAAATGATTGATGCATACGATCTTTCTGAAACAAGAATTGAGTTTGCTCGAAAGATGGCAAAACAGAATAAAATGAATAGTATGATCAGCTATCATGCTGAGGATATCTATAAAATTCCTCTTAAAGAAAATTATTACGACGTAATCTTTGGCGAACAATCACTTCATCATTTTACACCATTAGAAGAATTATTTGTTCGGGTAAAAAAAATGATGAAACCAGGCGGTTATTTTGTTATAAATGAATATGTAGGATCGAATCGATTCCAATGGAAAGAAGAGCAATTGAAAGCTGCCAATGATTTGTTGAACCAGCTTCAAACAAAATATAAAACATACTGGCAGCAGAATACGATAAAAAAAAGAATTTTTAGTCCCAGCCGATTGCGGATGTTATTAAATGATCCGTCGGAAGCTGTTGAATCTGAAAACATTCTACCGCTGATGGATAAACATTTCCAATTAATAGAATTAAAAAATTACGGCGGAACAATTTTACAATTGGTATTTGATAAAATTGCGCATAATTTCTTGAGTGATGAACTTGAAACAAAAGAAATTCTATCGCGTTGTTTTAATTATGAGGATAAACTTATTGCAGACGGTATATTGAAGAGCGATTTTGTTTTTGCCGTATTCAAAAATAAAAGCTAA